A single genomic interval of Megalobrama amblycephala isolate DHTTF-2021 linkage group LG17, ASM1881202v1, whole genome shotgun sequence harbors:
- the pter gene encoding phosphotriesterase-related protein yields the protein MMSEQSGKVQTVLGLIDPDQLGRTMTHEHLTMTFECSHVPPAPGDEGLAIAPIEMKHLHWLQQNPYSHQENLLLNQEIEAVKEELLCYRKAGGGSIVENTTTGITRNLPVLRQLAKETGVHVIAGAGYYVDVTHSDETRKMTVEKLTDIIVSEVLHGADGTDIRCGVIGEIGTSWPITESEKKVLRATAHAQTQLGCPVIIHPGRNKAAPGEAIRILQEAGGDISKTVMSHLDRSIFDRLELLEFAKMGSYLEYDLFGTEVLNYPFNLDIDMPNDSQRVQNLAFLIKEGYEDRILIAHDIHTKHRLTKYGGHGFSHILKNIVPKMLTRGITQNQVDKILIENPKHWLTFK from the exons ATGATGTCTGAGCAGAGCGGTAAGGTCCAGACAGTGCTGGGTCTGATAGATCCTGATCAGCTGGGCCGCACCATGACACATGAACACCTTACGATGACATTTGAGTGCAGCCATGTTCCCCCAGCACCTGGAGATGAGGGTCTTGCCATAGCTCCCATTGAGATGAAGCATCTTCACTGGTTGCAGCAGAATCCATACAGCCACCAAGAGAACCTGCTGTTGAATCAGGAGATCGAGGCGGTGAAGGAAGAGTTGCTGTGTTACCGTAAAGCAGGAGGAGGATCCATAGTGGAGAACACCACCACGGGCATCACCCGAAATCTGCCCGTTCTGCGTCAGTTGGCGAAGGAAACGGGCGTGCATGTCATAGCTGGAGCGGGGTACTATGTGGATGTGACCCACTCTGATGAGACACGAAAGATGACGGTTGAGAAG CTTACTGACATTATTGTCAGTGAGGTTCTCCATGGAGCAGACGGCACAGATATCCGCTGTGGCGTGATTGGAGAGATCGGTACTAGCTGGCCAATCACAGAGAGTGAGAAAAAGGTCCTGCGAGCCACTGCCCACGCTCAAACTCAGCTCGGCTGCCCGGTTATCATCCACCCCGGCCGGAACAAAGCCGCTCCTGGAGAGGCCATCCGCATTCTGCAAGAAGCAGGTGGAGATATCTCCAAAACAGTCATGTCTCATCTTGATAG AAGCATATTTGATCGTCTAGAGCTGCTGGAGTTTGCAAAGATGGGAAGCTACCTTGAATATGACCTCTTTGGTACAGAGGTGCTGAATTACCCGTTCAACCTTGATATTGACATGCCCAACGACAGCCAGAGAGTTCAGAA CTTGGCTTTCCTGATCAAGGAAGGTTACGAGGACAGAATTCTCATCGCCCATGATATCCACACCAAGCACCGACTGACCAAGTATGGTGGTCATGGCTTCTCCCACATCCTGAAGAATATTGTTCCCAAAATGCTGACTCGAGGAATCACTCAGAACCAGGTGGACAAAATACTGATAGAGAATCCTAAACACTGGCTGACGTTTAAATAA